A stretch of Natronococcus sp. CG52 DNA encodes these proteins:
- a CDS encoding KH domain-containing protein translates to MKHVKIPQDRIGVLIGEGGETMREIEAEAEVRLDIDSENGSVAVETVGDPVRGLKGPEIVRAIGRGFPPEEALQLLEDDMILFDLVDIDAAARNTNDMKRKKGRLIGEGGRTRELMEELSGADVVIYGSTLGIIGTPPQVDAVRSAAEMLLDGAPHGAVYSFLEERHNEMKHQGMQYHRYPGSGEEQV, encoded by the coding sequence ATGAAGCACGTGAAGATTCCGCAGGACCGCATCGGCGTTCTCATCGGTGAGGGCGGCGAGACGATGCGCGAAATCGAGGCGGAAGCCGAGGTCCGATTGGACATCGACTCGGAGAACGGATCCGTCGCCGTCGAGACAGTTGGCGACCCCGTTCGCGGCCTCAAGGGCCCGGAGATCGTTCGTGCGATCGGCCGTGGCTTCCCGCCCGAGGAAGCACTGCAGTTGCTCGAGGACGACATGATCCTCTTCGACCTCGTCGACATCGACGCCGCCGCGCGCAACACGAACGACATGAAGCGAAAGAAGGGCCGGCTCATCGGGGAGGGTGGCCGCACCCGAGAACTCATGGAGGAACTCTCTGGCGCCGACGTCGTCATCTACGGCTCGACGCTCGGGATCATCGGTACGCCACCCCAGGTCGACGCCGTCCGCAGCGCCGCCGAGATGCTCCTGGACGGAGCGCCACACGGCGCCGTCTACTCGTTCCTCGAGGAGCGACACAACGAGATGAAACACCAGGGCATGCAGTACCACCGGTACCCTGGATCGGGCGAAGAGCAGGTCTGA
- the thsA gene encoding thermosome subunit alpha: MGNQPLIVLSEDSQRTSGKDAQSMNVQAGKAVAESVRTTLGPKGMDKMLVDSSGNVIVTNDGVTLLSEMEIDHPAADMIVEVAETQEDEVGDGTTSAVVIAGELLSQAEDLLDQDIHATTLAQGYRQAAEEATDALEEIAIDVDEDDEEILQQIAATAMTGKGAESARDLLAGLVVDAVQSVADDDEVDTDNIKVEKVVGGSIENSELVEGVIVDKERVSENMPYFAEDASVAIVDGDLEIKETEIDAEVNVTDPDQLEQFLEQEEQQLQEMAGKVADAGADVVFVDGGIDDMAQHYLAQEGIIAVRRVKSSDQSQLARATGATPVTSVDDLTEDDLGFAGNVAQKEIAGDQRIFVEDVDDAKAVTLILRGGTEHVIDEVDRAIEDSLGVVRTTLEDGKVLAGGGAPEVELSLALRNYADSVGGREQLAVEAFADALEVIPRTLAENAGLDPIDSLVELRADHDAGDTASGLDAFTGDTIDMSEEGVYEPLRVKTQAIESATEAAVMLLRIDDVIAAGDLAVADDDDDEEMPPGGGMGGGMGGMGGGMGGMM; this comes from the coding sequence ATGGGCAACCAGCCCCTTATCGTTCTCTCGGAGGACAGCCAGCGAACCTCCGGTAAAGACGCGCAGTCGATGAACGTTCAGGCCGGAAAGGCCGTCGCCGAGTCGGTACGAACGACGCTCGGACCGAAGGGGATGGACAAGATGCTCGTCGATTCGTCGGGCAACGTCATCGTCACCAACGACGGTGTGACCCTCCTCTCGGAGATGGAAATCGACCACCCGGCGGCGGACATGATCGTCGAAGTCGCCGAGACTCAGGAGGACGAGGTCGGTGACGGCACCACCAGCGCCGTCGTCATCGCCGGCGAACTCCTCAGCCAGGCCGAGGACCTCCTCGACCAGGACATCCACGCGACGACCCTCGCCCAGGGGTACCGCCAGGCCGCCGAGGAGGCCACGGACGCCCTCGAGGAGATCGCGATCGACGTCGACGAGGACGACGAGGAGATCCTCCAGCAGATCGCCGCTACGGCGATGACCGGCAAGGGTGCGGAGAGCGCCCGCGACCTGCTCGCGGGGCTCGTCGTCGACGCCGTCCAGTCCGTCGCGGACGACGACGAGGTCGACACGGACAACATCAAGGTCGAGAAGGTCGTCGGCGGCTCGATCGAGAACTCCGAACTCGTCGAGGGCGTCATCGTCGACAAAGAACGCGTCTCGGAGAACATGCCGTACTTCGCCGAGGACGCGTCGGTTGCGATCGTCGACGGCGACCTCGAGATCAAGGAGACGGAGATCGACGCCGAGGTCAACGTCACCGACCCCGACCAGCTCGAGCAGTTCCTCGAGCAGGAAGAACAGCAGCTCCAGGAGATGGCCGGGAAGGTCGCCGACGCCGGCGCCGACGTCGTCTTCGTCGACGGCGGCATCGACGACATGGCCCAGCACTACCTCGCCCAGGAGGGCATCATCGCCGTCCGTCGCGTCAAGTCCAGCGACCAGTCCCAGCTGGCCCGCGCGACCGGCGCCACGCCCGTCACGAGCGTCGACGACCTCACCGAGGACGACCTCGGCTTCGCCGGCAACGTCGCCCAGAAGGAGATCGCCGGCGACCAGCGCATCTTCGTCGAGGACGTCGACGACGCGAAGGCCGTCACCCTCATCCTTCGCGGCGGCACCGAGCACGTCATCGACGAGGTCGACCGCGCCATCGAGGACTCCCTCGGCGTCGTGCGCACCACCCTCGAGGACGGTAAGGTCCTCGCCGGCGGCGGCGCACCCGAAGTCGAGCTCTCGCTCGCCCTGCGTAACTACGCCGACTCCGTCGGCGGCCGCGAGCAGCTGGCCGTCGAGGCCTTCGCGGACGCACTCGAGGTCATCCCGCGAACCCTCGCGGAGAACGCCGGTCTCGACCCCATCGACTCGCTGGTCGAGCTGCGCGCCGACCACGACGCCGGCGACACGGCGTCCGGACTGGACGCCTTCACCGGCGACACCATCGACATGAGCGAGGAAGGCGTCTACGAGCCGCTGCGCGTGAAGACCCAGGCGATCGAGTCCGCTACCGAAGCGGCCGTCATGCTGCTGCGCATCGACGACGTCATCGCCGCCGGCGACCTCGCGGTTGCCGACGACGACGATGACGAGGAGATGCCACCCGGCGGCGGCATGGGTGGCGGCATGGGCGGCATGGGCGGCGGTATGGGCGGCATGATGTAG
- a CDS encoding YfcE family phosphodiesterase, with product MNIGIVSDTHDNVAAAERAGQIFEEEGVEVVVHCGDFVAPPVLPSFDGFELHGVLGNNDGEISGLEAGFDALGGESALHGRFATLEFDGLSFAALHGESKAEVEALAAAEEYDFVCYGHHHQRDHTEVGRTTVLNPGAHFPTVDDDHRTVAVIDTLSESVRFRSVLE from the coding sequence ATGAATATCGGCATCGTCTCCGACACCCACGACAACGTCGCGGCGGCCGAGCGAGCGGGCCAGATCTTCGAGGAGGAGGGCGTCGAGGTCGTCGTCCACTGCGGCGACTTCGTCGCGCCGCCGGTGCTCCCCTCCTTCGACGGGTTCGAACTCCACGGCGTTCTCGGGAACAACGACGGCGAGATCTCCGGCCTCGAGGCGGGGTTCGACGCTCTCGGCGGGGAGAGCGCGCTCCACGGCCGATTCGCAACCCTCGAGTTCGACGGCCTCTCCTTCGCGGCGCTCCACGGCGAATCGAAAGCGGAGGTCGAGGCGCTCGCCGCGGCCGAAGAGTACGACTTCGTCTGCTACGGCCACCACCATCAGCGCGACCACACCGAGGTGGGGCGAACGACGGTGCTCAACCCCGGTGCCCACTTCCCGACCGTCGACGACGACCATCGAACGGTCGCTGTCATCGACACGCTCTCGGAGTCGGTTCGGTTCCGGTCCGTCCTCGAGTAG
- a CDS encoding proteasome assembly chaperone family protein, producing MTSEPRYEVAVSSDESLEGTLVVGLSNVGLAGLTAVDHLVHRHEFEQIGHVRARNFPTSTPFKDGTPRQPIRLYAAPEHDCYVLTSETVVPVWTAPTFADAVQNFVASSELEEITVFHGVPVPHGPDEHALFFVATPEYRARRLDDTEIAPLGGGVLDGVPGEFANRSLSGELPPVGTLVTPIHPPGPDFDAALRFLAFLREQYGLAIEDEQLRERSEAMSRYYDELADRIETLGSDGLAPSDRNLPVDRMFM from the coding sequence ATGACGAGTGAACCGCGATACGAGGTCGCCGTCTCGAGCGACGAATCGCTCGAGGGAACGCTCGTAGTCGGCCTCTCGAACGTCGGACTCGCAGGCCTCACCGCCGTCGATCACCTGGTCCACCGGCACGAGTTCGAGCAGATCGGTCACGTTCGGGCCCGAAACTTTCCGACGAGCACGCCGTTCAAAGACGGAACCCCGCGACAGCCGATCCGGCTCTACGCGGCCCCGGAGCACGACTGCTACGTCCTCACCAGCGAGACCGTCGTCCCGGTGTGGACCGCGCCGACGTTCGCGGACGCCGTCCAGAATTTCGTCGCCTCGAGCGAACTCGAGGAGATCACGGTCTTTCACGGCGTGCCGGTTCCGCACGGGCCCGACGAACACGCGCTCTTCTTCGTCGCGACCCCCGAGTATCGAGCGCGGCGACTCGACGACACCGAGATCGCACCGCTCGGCGGGGGCGTCCTCGACGGCGTTCCCGGCGAGTTCGCGAACCGGAGTCTGAGCGGCGAGCTTCCGCCGGTAGGGACGCTCGTCACGCCGATCCACCCGCCGGGACCGGACTTCGACGCGGCCCTTCGATTCCTTGCGTTTCTTCGGGAGCAGTACGGACTGGCGATCGAGGACGAACAGCTTCGCGAACGCTCCGAGGCGATGAGTCGGTACTACGACGAGCTCGCGGACCGGATCGAGACCCTCGGGTCGGATGGACTCGCACCGAGCGATCGGAACCTCCCCGTCGATCGGATGTTCATGTGA